One Niabella beijingensis DNA window includes the following coding sequences:
- a CDS encoding response regulator has translation MLQHSKQLVIAIVDDHPIVIEGLKNLLASETGFDIVSFTTGGQFMNYLKTQEVHVVLLDIVLPDANGLELCKDIKKKYPDITILAISNQAERSIIMQMLQNGASGYLLKNAAADELLACIENGMKGEPALSKEAREIMSRPAPNDWNGIPSLTKREKEILRLISEGFSSTDIADKLYLSQLTVETHRRNIIQKFRTNNMFSVIKLAIEHKMI, from the coding sequence ATGTTGCAGCATAGTAAACAGCTGGTCATTGCGATCGTTGATGACCACCCTATTGTTATCGAAGGACTGAAGAATCTTTTGGCTTCAGAGACCGGCTTTGATATTGTAAGCTTCACTACCGGCGGACAGTTTATGAACTACCTCAAAACACAGGAGGTACATGTGGTGCTGCTGGATATTGTACTGCCGGATGCCAATGGCCTGGAACTGTGCAAGGACATCAAAAAGAAATACCCGGATATTACGATCCTTGCGATCAGCAACCAGGCAGAACGGAGTATCATTATGCAGATGCTTCAGAACGGAGCCAGTGGTTATCTCCTGAAGAACGCAGCAGCAGACGAACTGCTGGCCTGTATCGAAAACGGGATGAAGGGGGAACCCGCGCTCAGCAAAGAAGCCCGGGAGATCATGTCGCGCCCCGCTCCCAACGACTGGAACGGCATCCCCTCATTAACAAAAAGGGAGAAGGAAATCCTACGGCTGATCTCAGAAGGATTCTCCAGTACTGATATTGCGGACAAGCTGTACCTGAGCCAGCTTACCGTGGAAACCCACCGCAGGAACATCATTCAAAAGTTCCGCACCAATAATATGTTCTCGGTGATCAAACTGGCCATCGAGCATAAGATGATCTGA
- a CDS encoding YihY/virulence factor BrkB family protein, whose protein sequence is MSFIGNIIRRFRSSRRVTWLRHKGETAVIPGFERVSVVDTFRGFRKQIKDDNIIERASAISYNFFMAIPPTLIFLFTLVPVVLGLFPTDIDFRAQMEAQIGTLVISIIPAKKNYEPILEFIFNIINRPRTDLLSIGIFLSLFFSSNAIMGLMRSFDKDLPGFIKRKGLQKRGNALRVTLGLDFLFILCIVLLAAQGSVLKWFGIEQQWLINLISSTRWILIFLLFLTIVSYIYRAVPSVNKKWPWITPGAIFATFFMVVLALGFSLWVSSFNNFNKLYGSLGTVLLVLVYIFINSLILLIGFEINVSIRSNALRREASKEDAFAEDVLI, encoded by the coding sequence ATGAGTTTTATCGGAAATATCATCAGGCGCTTCAGGAGCTCGAGACGGGTGACCTGGTTGCGGCACAAAGGGGAAACAGCTGTCATTCCCGGTTTTGAGCGGGTATCTGTCGTAGATACTTTCAGGGGATTCCGGAAACAGATAAAGGATGACAATATCATCGAACGCGCTTCAGCGATCTCTTATAATTTTTTTATGGCGATCCCGCCCACGCTGATCTTCCTGTTTACGCTGGTTCCCGTTGTGCTGGGGCTTTTTCCCACAGACATTGATTTCAGGGCGCAGATGGAGGCCCAGATCGGAACACTGGTCATCAGTATCATCCCTGCCAAAAAGAATTACGAGCCTATTCTTGAATTTATCTTTAATATCATTAACCGCCCGCGTACCGACCTTCTGTCGATAGGTATCTTCCTTTCCCTGTTCTTTTCATCCAATGCGATCATGGGGCTGATGCGTTCCTTTGATAAAGATCTTCCCGGCTTTATCAAGCGCAAAGGATTGCAAAAGCGCGGGAATGCGCTGCGGGTGACGCTGGGGCTCGATTTTCTTTTTATACTCTGTATCGTATTACTCGCGGCACAGGGCAGTGTACTGAAATGGTTTGGTATCGAACAGCAATGGCTCATCAACCTGATCAGCAGCACGCGCTGGATACTGATCTTCCTGTTGTTCCTTACGATCGTATCCTACATTTACCGGGCCGTTCCTTCTGTAAATAAAAAATGGCCCTGGATCACCCCCGGAGCCATATTCGCCACTTTTTTTATGGTAGTGCTGGCACTGGGTTTTTCATTATGGGTCAGCAGCTTTAATAATTTCAATAAACTGTACGGATCCCTTGGAACCGTGCTGCTGGTACTGGTTTATATTTTTATCAACTCACTGATCCTTTTGATCGGTTTTGAGATCAATGTCAGCATCCGCTCCAATGCCCTCAGGCGCGAGGCCAGTAAGGAGGATGCGTTTGCTGAAGACGTACTGATCTGA
- the mltG gene encoding endolytic transglycosylase MltG produces MAKKKRNYSYILFMILLLLGFTAFKFLGPATGKTDSGFLYVKTGTTMEQLKKQLVSENVLPGTTWFNMTANMMQYRQVKPGKYKLGRGTSILTLVRMLKNGNQTPVDLVITKIRTREALAGRIGKLFECDSSQTIGFLNSSDSLGEYGLDSNTVMAAVQPLTYEIRWNTTPRTIFDKFFEAYKKFWTDERKQKASAQGLTPLQAITLASIIDEETNKAADKPRIASTYMNRIAKGMPLQADPTVKFALKDFGIKRILFGHLAVVSPYNTYKNKGLPPGPICTPQQSTVDSVLNAPKTDYIYFVASSNFDGSHIFTSNYQEHTKYAKLYQQALDAQIRKRDSIRAAQ; encoded by the coding sequence ATGGCAAAGAAAAAAAGAAACTATTCCTATATCCTGTTTATGATCCTGTTGCTGCTGGGTTTTACAGCATTTAAATTCCTGGGGCCGGCCACAGGTAAAACAGACAGCGGCTTCCTGTATGTAAAGACAGGTACCACGATGGAGCAGTTAAAGAAACAATTGGTGAGTGAGAACGTTTTGCCGGGAACAACCTGGTTCAATATGACAGCAAACATGATGCAATACCGCCAGGTAAAACCGGGCAAATACAAACTGGGAAGAGGTACCAGTATACTCACACTGGTGCGGATGCTGAAAAACGGGAACCAGACACCGGTGGACCTGGTGATTACAAAGATCCGTACCAGGGAAGCACTGGCAGGGAGGATCGGGAAATTATTTGAATGTGATTCATCGCAGACCATCGGTTTTCTGAACAGCAGCGATTCCCTCGGAGAATACGGACTCGACAGCAATACCGTGATGGCCGCCGTGCAGCCGCTGACCTACGAGATAAGGTGGAACACCACACCGCGGACCATTTTTGACAAGTTCTTTGAAGCGTATAAAAAATTCTGGACGGATGAGCGGAAACAGAAAGCATCCGCACAGGGACTAACACCGCTACAGGCCATCACTCTTGCCTCTATCATTGATGAAGAGACCAACAAGGCGGCCGACAAACCCAGGATCGCCAGCACTTATATGAACCGCATCGCAAAAGGAATGCCGCTGCAGGCGGATCCGACGGTTAAGTTTGCGTTAAAGGACTTTGGCATCAAACGCATCCTCTTTGGCCATCTCGCGGTGGTATCGCCCTATAATACCTATAAGAATAAAGGGCTGCCGCCAGGACCCATCTGCACCCCGCAGCAATCCACGGTCGACTCCGTGCTGAATGCTCCCAAAACAGATTATATTTACTTTGTGGCCAGCAGCAATTTTGATGGCTCCCATATTTTTACCAGTAATTACCAGGAGCACACAAAATATGCAAAACTATACCAGCAGGCACTGGACGCACAGATCAGGAAAAGAGACAGTATCAGAGCAGCACAATGA
- a CDS encoding Crp/Fnr family transcriptional regulator: MPHPLIATIRNYTSFPDDEAYFFLSLFSEKAYKKGAVLLEEGRVANEVFFIMKGVVRQYFLNEEGQERTCNLSMEHEFITDLESFSRKSRSASSIAALEPTTCMVITCADLVKALTASPATAEFFRIVMENVAAENIRRTKALLSLSPEKQFSDLVRDKPELLQRVPQRYIAQYLGIAPESLSRIRKRMMVPQKS; encoded by the coding sequence ATGCCGCATCCGCTGATCGCCACTATACGCAACTACACTTCCTTTCCCGATGATGAGGCGTATTTTTTCCTTTCCCTGTTTTCAGAAAAAGCATACAAAAAAGGCGCCGTTCTGCTGGAGGAAGGCCGGGTGGCAAATGAGGTGTTTTTTATTATGAAAGGTGTCGTCCGCCAGTATTTTCTGAATGAAGAAGGGCAGGAACGTACCTGTAATCTTTCGATGGAGCATGAATTCATCACCGACCTGGAAAGCTTTTCCCGCAAGTCACGCTCGGCTTCATCCATTGCTGCTCTTGAGCCGACAACCTGTATGGTGATCACCTGCGCAGACCTTGTAAAGGCACTTACCGCATCTCCGGCAACCGCCGAATTCTTCAGGATCGTGATGGAGAACGTGGCTGCCGAAAATATCCGCCGGACAAAAGCATTGTTATCACTTTCCCCCGAAAAACAATTCAGCGACCTGGTACGCGATAAGCCCGAACTGCTGCAACGGGTGCCACAGCGCTATATTGCCCAATACCTGGGGATTGCTCCTGAAAGCCTGAGCCGCATCCGGAAACGCATGATGGTGCCTCAGAAATCTTAA
- the serC gene encoding 3-phosphoserine/phosphohydroxythreonine transaminase, whose product MERVYNFSAGPCALPEAVLLRAQKELLNYNNTGMSVMEMSHRSKDYMAIIESAEALFRELMQVPGNYKVLFLQGGASSQFAMVPLNLMNRNKKADYVNTGVWSDKAIKEASRYGTVNVVASSKDKVFNYIPKLDPSTFTPDADYFHITTNNTIYGTRFNALPDTGNVPLVGDMSSDILSKYYDVSKFGLIYAGAQKNMGPAGVCVVIVREELLGNAMDFTPSMMNYKNHADNGSMFNTPPTYGIYLCKLVYEWLKDQGGVDAIAEINIEKARVLYDFLDESDLFSGTAATEDRSIMNIPFITKEHKLDELFLKEAASNGFVNLKGHRTTGGMRASIYNAIPLETVQKLVTFMQQFELANK is encoded by the coding sequence ATGGAAAGAGTCTACAATTTTTCGGCTGGTCCCTGCGCACTGCCAGAGGCAGTTTTATTAAGAGCGCAAAAAGAGTTACTGAACTATAACAATACGGGAATGTCCGTGATGGAGATGAGTCACCGATCGAAGGATTATATGGCCATTATCGAGTCTGCAGAGGCGTTGTTCCGGGAGCTGATGCAGGTACCCGGCAACTACAAGGTGTTGTTTTTGCAGGGCGGTGCTTCCAGTCAGTTTGCCATGGTACCTTTAAACCTGATGAACCGGAATAAAAAGGCAGATTATGTCAATACCGGTGTGTGGTCCGACAAAGCGATCAAAGAGGCTTCCCGCTACGGAACCGTGAACGTGGTGGCCAGCTCAAAAGATAAAGTATTTAACTATATCCCCAAACTGGATCCGTCAACCTTTACACCGGATGCGGACTATTTTCATATAACGACCAATAACACCATTTATGGTACCCGTTTTAATGCACTGCCCGATACCGGGAATGTGCCGCTGGTGGGCGATATGTCGTCCGATATCCTATCCAAATATTATGATGTAAGCAAATTCGGACTGATCTATGCCGGTGCCCAGAAAAACATGGGACCCGCCGGTGTTTGTGTGGTGATCGTTCGCGAAGAGCTGCTGGGCAATGCCATGGATTTTACCCCTTCCATGATGAACTATAAGAATCATGCGGATAACGGATCCATGTTCAACACGCCGCCTACTTATGGCATCTATCTTTGTAAACTGGTATACGAGTGGCTGAAAGACCAGGGCGGCGTGGATGCAATTGCCGAAATAAATATCGAAAAAGCCCGGGTATTGTATGATTTCCTGGATGAGTCTGATCTGTTCAGCGGTACGGCTGCCACAGAAGACCGTTCCATCATGAATATTCCATTTATTACAAAAGAACACAAGCTGGATGAGCTGTTTCTGAAAGAAGCCGCTTCAAATGGTTTCGTGAATCTGAAAGGACACCGCACCACGGGTGGCATGCGGGCCAGCATCTACAACGCGATACCGCTGGAAACGGTTCAGAAACTGGTGACATTCATGCAACAGTTTGAGCTGGCAAATAAATAG
- a CDS encoding class I SAM-dependent methyltransferase, producing MQDNTRRFSNRVDDYVRYRPHYPSQIVTELESQQLLTPGIQIADIGSGTGISAALFLEKGYPVWGVEPNREMRLKSEELLRDYPGFKAMDGTAEATTLPDQSVGLIVAGQAFHWFNREQCRTEFERILKPGGVVALICNERLTSTPFEKAYEQLIIDHGNQYLKVDHRNIDVAAIERFFAPGRVTLQIFDNRQVFSYEGLEGRLRSSSYMPAKGGPGYNEMVADLKKLFHQFQTGDRITIRYSTRVYWCRLA from the coding sequence ATGCAAGATAACACCCGTCGCTTCAGCAACCGTGTGGATGACTATGTGCGCTACAGGCCGCATTATCCCTCACAGATCGTTACAGAACTGGAATCACAACAACTCCTGACACCCGGTATACAGATCGCAGATATCGGTTCAGGAACCGGTATTTCAGCGGCATTATTTCTGGAAAAAGGATACCCGGTATGGGGCGTTGAACCCAACCGGGAAATGCGTTTAAAAAGCGAGGAACTGCTCCGGGATTACCCTGGTTTTAAGGCGATGGACGGGACGGCAGAAGCAACAACACTTCCCGATCAGAGTGTGGGACTGATCGTGGCCGGACAGGCTTTTCACTGGTTCAACAGGGAGCAGTGCCGCACGGAGTTTGAACGCATATTAAAACCTGGCGGCGTTGTAGCCCTGATCTGTAACGAACGGCTGACCTCCACTCCTTTCGAAAAAGCATATGAACAACTGATCATCGATCATGGCAATCAATACCTGAAAGTAGACCACCGGAACATTGATGTGGCTGCCATCGAACGTTTTTTCGCTCCAGGAAGAGTAACCCTGCAGATTTTCGACAACCGGCAGGTCTTTTCCTATGAAGGACTTGAAGGGCGGCTACGCTCTTCATCCTATATGCCGGCAAAAGGCGGACCGGGTTATAACGAAATGGTCGCCGATCTGAAAAAATTGTTCCATCAATTTCAGACCGGCGACCGGATCACCATTCGTTACAGTACGCGGGTATACTGGTGCAGACTTGCTTAA
- a CDS encoding NAD-dependent epimerase/dehydratase family protein has protein sequence MQTILGAGGDIGKFLATALRTYTSEIRLVGRNPEKVNDGDELLSGDLLNAAFVQDAVKGSEVAYLTVGLAYDVTVWERQWPVIMKNTIEACVQQHCRLVFFDNVYSYSKTAIPMMTEESPIDPPSRKGRVRARLLHMLEAAAAADGLQYLVARSADFYGPGARNGILNLLVLNNFKKGRRANWQTNAYKIHSLTYTPDAANATALLGNTTAAYGQVWHLPTSEERLTGKQLIELAAGQMKVKPQYSVLSPLLLTLGGLFSRTIKELREMQYQNSQDYYFDSSKFKKAFGVEPTGYAEGIRQTIAAG, from the coding sequence ATGCAAACAATCCTCGGCGCGGGTGGTGATATCGGAAAGTTTCTTGCTACTGCATTAAGAACTTATACCAGTGAGATCCGGCTGGTAGGACGTAATCCCGAGAAAGTAAATGACGGGGATGAACTACTTTCTGGCGACCTGCTGAACGCCGCGTTTGTACAGGACGCGGTTAAGGGCAGCGAGGTAGCGTATTTGACCGTCGGGCTGGCTTATGATGTAACAGTCTGGGAAAGACAATGGCCGGTGATCATGAAGAACACCATTGAAGCCTGTGTACAACAGCATTGCAGGCTGGTATTTTTTGACAACGTATACTCTTATTCAAAAACAGCCATCCCGATGATGACGGAGGAGAGCCCCATAGATCCTCCATCCCGGAAAGGCAGGGTGCGCGCACGGCTCCTCCATATGCTTGAGGCGGCAGCCGCAGCGGACGGGCTGCAGTATCTTGTGGCGCGCAGCGCCGATTTTTATGGCCCCGGTGCGCGGAACGGGATACTGAACCTGCTGGTGCTCAACAATTTTAAAAAAGGCCGCAGGGCCAACTGGCAGACCAATGCATATAAAATCCATTCACTTACTTATACACCCGATGCTGCAAACGCTACGGCCTTGCTGGGCAATACAACAGCAGCTTACGGACAGGTGTGGCACCTGCCTACGTCAGAGGAGCGGCTTACGGGCAAACAACTGATCGAACTGGCGGCCGGCCAAATGAAGGTGAAACCCCAGTATTCTGTTTTATCGCCATTGCTGCTGACGCTGGGCGGATTGTTTTCCCGCACGATAAAAGAACTGCGGGAAATGCAGTACCAGAACAGCCAGGATTATTATTTCGACAGTTCAAAATTTAAAAAGGCGTTCGGGGTAGAACCAACCGGTTACGCCGAAGGGATCCGCCAGACGATCGCTGCAGGATAA
- a CDS encoding phosphocholine-specific phospholipase C, translated as MDNRRSFLKKSMLLSGAAGIRAAVPDSLLKALSIDPKPGSTFLDAEHIVILMQENRSFDHCFGTLQGVRGFNDPRAITLPDQKPVWFQTNEKGDTYGPFRLNIKESKATWTGALPHSRHSQVDAYNNGKYDKWLPSKKAGNKKYSGLPLTMGFYTREDLPFNYALADAFTVCDQNFCSAMTSTTPNRSFFWTGKIRDTDEGYPRDNIRNDNFSHAKMSWKTFPELLTEKDIPWKFYQNDISCGGGYKAQERSWLSNFGCNLLEFFKAYNVKYTPRYVEGLKQLVETLPGEINQLQEESPSSEAAAKKIKAALAKKQEVLDNARAELQQWSITNFEKLTDKQKELFYNAFVNNKQDAGYRSLSELKYSEGGTDRLLTVPSGDILYQFRKDVDEGKLPAVSWLAGPQNFSDHPSAPWYGAWYVSEILDILTKNPEVWKKTIFIMTYDENDGYYDHVPPFSIADNKKPGTGKCSDGIETEIEHVRLEYELKQGIPEKQAREAPVGLGFRVPMVIASPWSRGGKVCSQLFDHTSTLQFLETFFNQKQNKNIRIGNISEWRRTICGDLTAAFSPFDGNTAHELPFLKRDPFVETIYNAQFKKDPGGFHLLSEQDIRQVSSGSGYPAFMPRQEKGTRPSPALPYELYVDGNLSEDRSRLVVSLKAGNAVFGKKAQGAPFTAYAPETFQDEKGTASVCRNWSFAVKAGDGLSYEWPVTYFDKEQYHLRIHGPNGFFRSFKGGKQDPQLSVTCTYELNNNQPTGNVVLQFNASKPVYIDVVDNAYKNNTVSRQVNGDQKLVLNLSKSSGWYDFSVRIKGNSSFEKRYAGRVETTKESITDPFMGRMV; from the coding sequence ATGGATAACAGAAGATCATTCCTGAAAAAATCCATGCTGCTTTCCGGTGCAGCAGGGATCAGAGCAGCCGTACCGGACTCACTCTTAAAAGCCCTTTCCATTGACCCGAAGCCCGGAAGCACTTTTCTCGATGCGGAACACATTGTGATCCTGATGCAGGAGAACCGCTCCTTTGATCATTGTTTTGGTACCCTGCAGGGCGTACGGGGCTTTAATGACCCCCGTGCCATTACACTGCCGGATCAGAAACCGGTTTGGTTTCAGACCAATGAAAAAGGAGACACCTATGGACCCTTCCGGCTGAACATCAAAGAATCGAAAGCTACCTGGACGGGAGCGCTGCCGCATTCGCGGCACAGCCAGGTGGATGCCTATAACAATGGTAAATACGATAAATGGCTCCCTTCAAAAAAGGCAGGCAACAAAAAATATTCCGGTCTTCCGCTTACGATGGGCTTCTATACCCGTGAAGACCTGCCGTTCAATTACGCTCTGGCGGATGCCTTTACCGTCTGCGATCAGAATTTCTGCTCCGCCATGACCAGCACCACGCCCAACCGTTCGTTCTTCTGGACCGGAAAGATACGGGACACAGATGAAGGCTACCCCCGGGATAATATCCGTAATGATAATTTTTCGCATGCAAAGATGAGCTGGAAGACCTTCCCGGAATTGCTGACAGAAAAGGATATCCCCTGGAAGTTTTACCAGAACGATATCTCCTGCGGCGGCGGTTATAAAGCACAGGAGCGTTCCTGGCTTTCCAACTTCGGTTGTAACCTGCTCGAATTTTTCAAAGCCTACAATGTAAAGTATACGCCCCGTTATGTGGAGGGGTTAAAACAACTGGTGGAAACACTTCCGGGAGAGATCAACCAGCTGCAGGAAGAAAGCCCGTCGAGCGAGGCCGCAGCAAAAAAGATAAAAGCCGCACTGGCCAAGAAACAGGAGGTGCTGGACAATGCCCGCGCAGAACTGCAGCAATGGAGCATTACCAATTTTGAAAAACTGACCGACAAACAAAAAGAACTTTTTTACAATGCCTTTGTAAATAATAAGCAGGATGCGGGATACCGGTCCTTGTCGGAACTGAAATACTCCGAAGGAGGTACCGACAGGCTGCTGACCGTTCCTTCAGGCGATATATTATACCAGTTCCGTAAAGATGTTGACGAAGGCAAACTGCCTGCTGTTTCCTGGCTGGCGGGACCCCAGAATTTTTCCGATCATCCCAGTGCTCCCTGGTACGGTGCCTGGTATGTTTCTGAGATCCTGGATATTCTTACAAAGAATCCGGAAGTATGGAAGAAGACGATCTTTATCATGACCTATGATGAGAACGATGGGTATTACGACCATGTGCCCCCTTTCTCTATAGCGGATAATAAAAAACCGGGAACGGGAAAATGCAGCGATGGTATCGAAACCGAAATAGAACATGTGCGGCTGGAATATGAACTGAAACAGGGTATTCCGGAAAAACAGGCACGGGAAGCCCCTGTGGGACTGGGTTTCAGGGTGCCCATGGTCATCGCCTCACCCTGGAGCAGGGGAGGGAAAGTCTGTTCCCAGTTATTTGATCATACTTCCACCTTACAATTTCTTGAAACCTTTTTCAATCAGAAACAAAATAAGAACATCCGTATCGGCAATATCAGTGAATGGCGGCGGACGATATGCGGCGATCTTACTGCGGCCTTTAGTCCGTTTGACGGGAACACGGCACATGAACTGCCTTTCCTGAAACGCGATCCGTTTGTTGAAACCATTTATAATGCCCAGTTCAAAAAAGACCCGGGTGGGTTTCACCTTCTTTCCGAACAGGATATCCGGCAGGTAAGTTCGGGCAGTGGGTATCCCGCCTTTATGCCCCGGCAGGAGAAAGGTACGCGGCCTTCACCGGCGCTGCCTTATGAATTGTATGTGGATGGTAATCTTTCAGAAGACCGGTCCCGGCTGGTCGTTTCCCTGAAAGCCGGCAATGCTGTTTTTGGTAAAAAGGCCCAGGGAGCGCCTTTTACGGCCTATGCTCCGGAAACGTTTCAGGATGAAAAGGGAACTGCTTCCGTTTGCCGCAACTGGTCTTTTGCTGTAAAGGCGGGTGATGGCCTGAGTTATGAATGGCCGGTAACATATTTTGATAAGGAACAGTATCATCTGCGGATCCATGGCCCCAACGGTTTTTTCCGCTCTTTCAAAGGAGGCAAACAGGATCCGCAGCTATCCGTGACCTGTACTTATGAGCTGAATAACAATCAGCCGACGGGCAATGTGGTGCTGCAATTCAATGCATCCAAACCGGTATACATCGATGTTGTGGATAACGCTTACAAGAATAATACGGTCAGCCGCCAGGTGAACGGAGATCAGAAGCTGGTATTGAATTTATCCAAAAGCAGCGGCTGGTATGATTTCAGCGTCCGGATCAAAGGCAACAGCAGTTTTGAAAAACGCTATGCAGGTCGCGTGGAAACAACAAAAGAGAGTATTACCGATCCGTTTATGGGACGGATGGTTTAA
- a CDS encoding SufE family protein gives MEINKIQDKIIAEFENLATVVNKFSYFRHLKRISSEPGTLDAAEKKDENLVTGCSKKVWVTAYNEEGRIYFKADSDHSITRGLVNLLLKVYSGHTVAAITNADLYFMHEIKLFNYLSPNWLRDLLSVVQRIKSLAIVHHLNAHAEPAQ, from the coding sequence ATGGAGATCAACAAAATACAGGATAAGATCATTGCCGAGTTCGAGAACCTGGCAACTGTGGTCAACAAATTTTCCTATTTCCGGCACCTGAAACGGATCTCCAGCGAACCGGGAACCCTGGATGCAGCAGAAAAAAAGGATGAGAACCTGGTCACAGGCTGCAGCAAAAAGGTATGGGTAACTGCCTACAATGAAGAGGGCCGGATCTATTTTAAGGCCGACAGCGATCACAGCATCACAAGAGGGCTGGTGAATCTGTTGTTGAAGGTCTATTCCGGTCATACGGTGGCTGCCATTACCAATGCCGACCTCTATTTCATGCATGAAATAAAACTTTTCAATTATCTCTCTCCCAATTGGCTGCGCGACCTGCTTTCGGTGGTGCAACGCATAAAATCACTGGCAATTGTGCATCACCTTAATGCACATGCGGAACCGGCCCAATAA